From the genome of Haloarcula taiwanensis:
GACCAGAAGCCGTAGTATTCGTCGTGTTCGCCCGGTTCGACCGTGTGGCTCGCGCCGCTGCCAGAGGGCGTCGACTGGCTGCCGGCGCTGCCATCGCCGCCGGTCAGCGCCGAACAGCCCGCAACGGAGCCCATCGCACCAGCGGCTACGCCGGCCTTCATGAAGTCTCGGCGACCGAGCGAGAGGCCGGGCAGTCCCAGCGAGATGTCGTCGTCTGCAGCCGTCTCATCCGGGGACTCGACATCAGCCAGTACCGAGTCGAGCGTTTCTTCGTACTCTTCGAGGACTTCGTTCGGGTCGCGGGGAGTCTCGTTTTCACTCATATCAGACCACCTTGATTGTGCCGACCATCCCGTTCATCTCGTGGGGGATGCAGTAGTACTCGTACGTTCCGGTCGTCTCCAGCGTGACCTCGTAGCTCTCGCCTTTCGGGATATTTCCTTTCTGCCCGTTGCTGTAGCCGTCCTTCGCGGCCTGCAGGGAGTCGAACCCACCGGAGGCGAAGTAATCCGCGCCATCGGGAATCTTGTCCTCATAGGCCGTCACCGTGTGGCCGATGCTACCGACGTTCTCGAACGTGACTGTCGTCCCTGCCTCGACCTTGATTTTCTTTGGCTCGTATGCCAGTCCGTCCGTCATTTCGACAGTACTTGTCTCGGCCCACTCGGAGCCGCTCCCGCCGTCGCCGGACTCGGTCTCACCGCCGTCTGCGCCGTCACCGCCGCTACCCGAGTCGCCGTCACTGCCACTGTCGGACCCGCCGCCTGATGAACAGCC
Proteins encoded in this window:
- a CDS encoding copper-binding protein, encoding METRRTFVRGLALAAGVTLAGCSSGGGSDSGSDGDSGSGGDGADGGETESGDGGSGSEWAETSTVEMTDGLAYEPKKIKVEAGTTVTFENVGSIGHTVTAYEDKIPDGADYFASGGFDSLQAAKDGYSNGQKGNIPKGESYEVTLETTGTYEYYCIPHEMNGMVGTIKVV